TTCTCCAAATCCTTATCATTAGCATCgctatatatatttgtattctttaactgtttgacacctGGACTTTTTAGTTCATATTATGAGACATGTCTTACCTTACTTGAAAGTAGCCTATAGCCAAAACCCCACCATAGAAACGTGTAGGCAATTGTTTTTTATAAACACTTAGGCCTACTCGTATGCGTTTTCTTtaaactttctttcattgtctagCAGCCAAATGcattatcctagtcatattagcaacccatgatagttgttgcatATTTAAACACCCATTCTTTCAACATTTCTAACGGAAATGTCCATCTCTGTTCATGAAACCGCTCGCATGTGTGGTGCACATTTTAGAACGGAGTCTTCCCGAAAATagcattttggaacattcacCCAAAGCCCTACCGTCGTCTGTACATGGTTGCGactaaaatgtgaagaaatagtttatcaacatttaaacctaaacattctgatctgttccaTCAGCCTTATTAATCGAAGTGgcgtatacctccactacactaaatTGTTATGTATCAATGGGGATTAAGAAATACGTGGGTGTGCGGCGTATACCCTACACTAAACCACTGAGACCATCTAATAATTTGGCCaggtaaaaatgtatttgaacgCGCATTTCACGATCTGATATACTGGTAGCCTACCTTTTGGGCTTTACATTTGATATTTGTAGGTTCTAGGTCGCATTTTACACTAAGATCCGTTTGGGAGCGAAATGAGCCGGCTCTTTCAAGTGAACGGAGCCGAAAAGACGGAATGCCCATCACAGGTGGAGTCGACAGTCAACGGGGGAGGAGCATGTCTCTGTCGTCTGTcagaaatcaaatgtatttttgacACGCCAAGTCTCAACTGTGATGTACCCTTTCATCAAAGCAATTTTATAAACGGATACATTAACATTTTACAAATTCATAAATTAATTATTCTTCTTAGTCCGTCGCATATTTTCGCACAAATATAAGATGAGCTATTTTTATTATGTATTAAAATATGTCCACTAGGACTTTCCAAATGTGCCTTTCTGTAACGGCTGTCGTGGgtagaagaaggtgaggaccaaggtgcagcgtggtaagtgttcatgatttttaataataatcaaaactgaacactgaataacaaaataacaaagacacaaccgaaacagttctgtctggtacaaagactgaaaacaaccgcccacaaaacacaatggaaaacaggctacctaaatatggttctcaatcagggacaacgattgacagctgcctctgattgagaaccataccaggccaaacacagaaatacaaaatcatagacaaactaacatagacaacccacccaactcacgccctgaccatactaaaacaaaagacaaaacaaaggaactaaggtcagaacgtgacactttcTCAATGTTCATTTTTCATCATTATCATGTAGGCCTATGACATCAATTGACGTTTTTCCATTAGTTGGACTGAGAAATAATTAGTGTAATTCGGAAAAATTAAGTTGTGGTGGAAATAAGTGTTCAAATAATGGCTTGAGTTAAATGTATAGGATCTGTCCAGGACAAAACATAATGAGAAACAGAAGACTACATGTAGTAGGTGTCAAGGTCAACTGTGCTCTTATTATTAATGCAGGACCCTCTGAGGACAATAAACCTTTAATCATCCTTGCTTCGCCTTATTTCATCTAAAGTTTCCTTTTCTCCAATTAGCTGTTACATAGCCTATATAGGCTGAGTtaagatatatacacacacacacactcaaatacgtccctctctcacactccctctctctgtcacgcacacgcacactcaaatatgtcctctctctctctctctcatacacgcacgcacatatacacacacacacaaacaactctGAAGTCATAGCTCCTGCCTTACCCTTAACATCCTCCCTCCTACTGTTGCTGTTCATACAATAATGTTTAAGAATGTATGAGAACTGTGGAAAGCTGAACTCATTGTGTGTCATTTTGTGTCTCAAACAGTATGTATTTTCTCTGACAATCTTTTAAATCTATTTTAATCTTAAAAAACATAACTGCAGGAAATGTTTTTTGTAAcagacatttgcaaaaaaaaaaaatattgcaaCAATAGACTATGATTAATCTTACTATATTATATTTATCCTGAGACAAGACGCATTCACTTTATAAAACTTAAATATTTTTTCCTTCATTCTCAGTGGCAATGTCTGTCGCCCCCAGTGTTCAGTCCTCTGTCTGCTGTTCCTGCTATCTGTGTGCACTGCCTGCTACATCTCCAACCGCCCCATAGGAGGCAAGAGATCAGCACTAGACTTCCCATCCAGAAAGGTACTGTCATTCTCAGCAGTTCCACTTTGTTACTGTTTATTGTAACTGTGTGCCTGTTATAGAGCTAGATTGGTGGTTGCCTGCCATAGAGGCTTGCCTCTTACCTTGGAAGGGCTGAGATTGCACAGTTAAATCAGGTTACTGTACGTCAATATTGTATGTTGTATTGTACCGTTTTTTTGTTAAACGACAAAGCTTAAAACCACTTCCTTTTCTATAAATATATCACTTTTATCTATAATAACAATGTAACTATAACTTTCGGTTTCCTATTATCTTTCCAGTGCATGTCGTGGCCTGGCGACAGGGGCCGCTGCTTTGGCCCCCAGTATCTGCTGTGGGGAAGGGATGGGCTGCTACATGGGGCTCCCCAGAGGCAGATAGTTGTGTGGAGTGAGAACTACCTGACCTTCCCTGTGTGGCCGGAGAGCTGTAGCCATGACCACGATCTACTGATGAAGCTACTGCACATGATTAGCCACACCCCTTCCCACAGAGTCCACCAATAAACCAGCCTATTCACGTTTCAGGGACAGTCCTGAGTTGAAGGATAGTGTAAAAAATCTGTTGCATGTTTCCATAAGTCGGCCATACCTGCAGTATGTACACATTTTCTACAGCAGATATATATAGATGTAAAAATATGGGTTTTTGCTTGTAACTGCTTGTGTAATGGCTTGTGCTCTGAGACAAA
The window above is part of the Oncorhynchus keta strain PuntledgeMale-10-30-2019 unplaced genomic scaffold, Oket_V2 Un_contig_27311_pilon_pilon, whole genome shotgun sequence genome. Proteins encoded here:
- the LOC127922830 gene encoding isotocin-neurophysin IT 1-like, translating into GNVCRPQCSVLCLLFLLSVCTACYISNRPIGGKRSALDFPSRKCMSWPGDRGRCFGPQYLLWGRDGLLHGAPQRQIVVWSENYLTFPVWPESCSHDHDLLMKLLHMISHTPSHRVHQ